One region of Blattabacterium cuenoti genomic DNA includes:
- the rpmB gene encoding 50S ribosomal protein L28 has translation MSKICELTGKKAMIGNKVSHANNKKKRRFNINLCKKRFFLSKENKWITLKVSAYAIKLIDKIGIENALKRFNK, from the coding sequence ATGTCAAAAATTTGTGAGTTGACGGGAAAAAAAGCAATGATTGGAAATAAAGTTTCTCATGCTAATAATAAAAAAAAACGTCGTTTTAATATAAACTTATGTAAAAAACGTTTTTTTTTGTCAAAAGAAAATAAATGGATCACTTTAAAAGTGAGTGCTTACGCCATTAAATTAATTGATAAAATAGGAATTGAAAATGCATTAAAACGTTTTAATAAATAA
- the prfA gene encoding peptide chain release factor 1, which translates to MKKAFFIKKFEIFQKEFLEISKIIIQPNIIYDQKKYNFFIKKYIKLEKIVSLHEKYNKQLVFLQEAEFILKKDPDINMKKLAFAEKEKILLKIDSIEKESYNIFFKENTEKIENDRNAILELRSGTGGNEACLFVEDILRMYTMYFKKLGWKYKIIQAQKGIKGYKEVIIDINGKGNVYGTLKFESGVHRVQRIPKTESQGRVHTSAITVAVLPKVQDIEINIKYSDLKKETFRSSGAGGQHVNKTESAVRLTHIPSKITVECQEERSQHKNFDKAISILRSRIYKNEMEKKLKKRSIERKSLVSTGDRSVKIRTYNYPKNRVTDHRIHKSIYNLIEFLNGNIQEMINLLKNFEK; encoded by the coding sequence ATGAAAAAAGCTTTTTTTATTAAAAAATTTGAAATTTTTCAAAAAGAATTTTTAGAAATTTCAAAAATTATAATACAACCTAATATTATATATGATCAAAAAAAATATAATTTTTTTATAAAAAAATATATAAAATTAGAAAAAATTGTTTCTCTTCATGAAAAATATAATAAACAATTAGTTTTCTTGCAAGAAGCTGAGTTTATCTTAAAAAAAGATCCAGATATAAATATGAAAAAGTTAGCCTTTGCAGAAAAAGAGAAAATTTTGTTAAAAATTGATTCTATTGAAAAAGAATCTTATAATATTTTTTTTAAAGAAAATACTGAAAAAATAGAAAATGATAGAAATGCTATTTTAGAACTACGTTCTGGTACAGGAGGTAATGAAGCTTGTCTTTTTGTAGAAGATATATTAAGAATGTACACTATGTATTTTAAAAAATTAGGTTGGAAATATAAAATAATACAGGCTCAAAAAGGAATAAAAGGATATAAAGAAGTAATTATAGATATAAATGGAAAAGGAAATGTTTATGGTACTTTAAAATTTGAATCTGGTGTGCATAGAGTACAAAGAATTCCAAAAACTGAATCTCAAGGAAGAGTACATACATCAGCAATAACAGTAGCTGTTTTACCTAAAGTTCAAGATATAGAAATTAATATTAAATATAGTGATTTAAAAAAAGAAACTTTTCGTTCTAGTGGTGCTGGAGGACAACATGTTAATAAAACAGAATCTGCAGTAAGATTAACTCACATACCAAGTAAAATAACAGTTGAATGTCAAGAAGAACGTTCTCAACACAAAAATTTTGATAAAGCTATAAGTATTTTACGATCACGTATTTATAAAAATGAAATGGAAAAAAAATTAAAAAAAAGATCTATAGAAAGAAAATCTTTAGTTTCTACTGGAGATCGTTCTGTAAAAATACGAACTTATAATTACCCAAAAAACAGGGTAACAGATCATAGAATTCATAAATCCATTTACAATCTTATAGAATTTCTAAATGGGAATATTCAAGAAATGATTAATTTATTAAAAAATTTTGAAAAATAA
- a CDS encoding DNA recombination protein RmuC has product MYYFFILFCSFISIFFICIYFFRKLELFFREEFKDQINEIQKLSQYSSVNIDNSLITIKNDLIRYIKDLQDFFDKKFQFHIESQFQKLDSIYTEQEKFFKLTEKILKEIKENVNEKLQTSLNLHLGKSFDIIGNQLSFLQKGLGEVKVLAKDVSSLKRTLNHVRICGSFSEMQLSMLLQQILSPEQYASNVITKSNTNFVVEYAIKLPGLGDGNMIWLPIDVKFPKETYEKVQESYRKGENKNIEIAIKNMETVLKKMAKDIKDKYIDPPHTTDFAILFLPFEGIYVEIVKKSSLLEYLLRKYKTIIAGPSTLAAILNSLQIGFRTLAIQKRSSEVWEILESVKQEFKKFGLLLHQAQDKLQGASKDIDQLLGVKINLIEKKLKNIEKNH; this is encoded by the coding sequence TTGTATTATTTTTTTATTTTATTTTGTTCTTTTATTTCTATTTTTTTTATATGTATTTATTTTTTTAGAAAATTAGAATTATTTTTTAGAGAAGAGTTTAAGGATCAAATAAATGAAATTCAAAAATTATCTCAATATAGCTCTGTAAATATTGATAATTCTTTAATAACAATAAAAAATGATTTAATACGATATATCAAAGATTTACAGGATTTTTTTGATAAAAAATTTCAATTTCATATTGAAAGTCAATTTCAAAAATTAGATTCTATTTATACAGAACAAGAAAAGTTTTTTAAACTTACAGAAAAAATTCTAAAAGAAATAAAAGAAAATGTAAATGAAAAGCTTCAAACATCTTTGAATTTACATTTAGGAAAATCATTTGATATAATAGGGAATCAATTATCTTTTTTGCAAAAAGGGTTAGGTGAAGTGAAAGTTTTAGCAAAAGATGTAAGTTCTTTAAAAAGAACATTAAATCATGTAAGGATATGTGGAAGTTTTAGTGAAATGCAACTTTCAATGTTATTACAACAAATTTTATCTCCAGAACAATATGCTTCTAATGTAATTACTAAATCTAATACTAATTTTGTGGTAGAATATGCAATTAAACTTCCAGGACTTGGAGATGGTAATATGATATGGTTACCAATAGATGTTAAATTTCCAAAAGAAACTTATGAAAAAGTACAAGAATCTTATCGAAAAGGAGAGAATAAAAACATAGAAATAGCCATAAAAAATATGGAAACTGTACTTAAAAAAATGGCTAAAGATATTAAAGATAAATATATAGATCCTCCTCATACTACTGATTTTGCTATTCTTTTTTTACCTTTTGAAGGTATATATGTAGAAATAGTAAAAAAATCTAGTTTATTAGAATATTTATTAAGAAAATATAAAACTATAATAGCAGGACCATCAACATTAGCCGCTATATTAAATAGTTTACAAATAGGATTTCGTACTTTAGCTATTCAAAAAAGAAGTTCTGAAGTATGGGAAATATTAGAATCTGTTAAACAAGAATTCAAAAAATTTGGATTATTACTTCACCAAGCTCAAGATAAATTACAAGGAGCTTCGAAAGATATAGATCAATTATTGGGAGTTAAAATTAATTTAATTGAAAAAAAATTAAAGAATATAGAAAAAAATCATTAA
- the rho gene encoding transcription termination factor Rho, with product MFDITELKSKKLFELQEIARSSGLKKCTQLRKNELLEKIISIFNKKTSNTHKKEFQIRKNLDSKNLFTEKEKKNNVNTRKKFSSQERNSGSKLSEEYKKKYQNFPNWKKYEKFESHVHHHGGDNLQKSNKYRTHEYEFDGIIISEGVLEIMPENYGFLRSSDFNYLSSPDDIYVSQSQIRLFGMKTGDTIRGEVRPPKDGEKYFPLIKILEINGRLPSFVRERDSFEHLTPLFPNEKFKLAEKNATLSTRIVDLFTPIGKGQRGMIVAPPKTGKTTLLKEIANAIAANHPEVYLIILLIDERPEEVTDMQRNVKGEVIASTFDEPAERHVKVANIVLQKAKRMVECSHDVVILLDSITRLARAYNTVAPASGKVLSGGVDANALHKPKRFFGAARNIENGGSLSIIATAMIDTGSKMDEVIFEEFKGTGNKELQLDRKIANKRIYPAIDLVSSSTRKDDLLLETNTLQRMWILRKHLSDMNPVEAMEFLRARIARTKNNNDFLISMNG from the coding sequence ATGTTTGATATTACTGAATTAAAAAGTAAAAAGCTTTTTGAATTACAGGAGATTGCTCGTTCTTCAGGATTGAAAAAATGTACACAATTACGAAAAAACGAACTCCTAGAAAAAATTATTTCCATTTTTAACAAAAAAACTTCCAATACACATAAAAAAGAATTTCAAATACGTAAAAATTTAGATTCAAAGAATTTATTTACAGAAAAAGAAAAAAAGAATAATGTAAATACAAGGAAAAAATTTTCTTCTCAAGAAAGAAATTCTGGTTCTAAACTTTCAGAAGAATATAAAAAAAAATATCAAAATTTTCCTAATTGGAAAAAATATGAAAAATTTGAATCTCATGTGCATCATCATGGTGGTGATAATTTACAAAAATCTAATAAGTATAGAACACATGAATATGAATTTGATGGCATTATAATTAGTGAAGGAGTATTGGAAATAATGCCAGAAAATTATGGTTTTTTAAGATCTTCAGATTTTAATTATTTATCATCTCCAGATGATATTTATGTTTCTCAATCTCAAATTAGACTTTTTGGTATGAAAACAGGAGATACTATAAGAGGAGAGGTCCGTCCTCCTAAAGACGGTGAAAAATATTTTCCATTAATAAAAATTTTAGAAATTAATGGAAGACTTCCTTCTTTTGTAAGAGAAAGAGATTCTTTTGAACATTTGACTCCATTATTTCCAAATGAAAAATTTAAGTTAGCTGAAAAAAATGCGACTCTTTCTACCAGAATAGTAGATCTTTTTACTCCTATAGGAAAAGGTCAAAGAGGAATGATTGTAGCTCCTCCAAAAACTGGAAAAACTACTTTACTAAAAGAAATAGCTAATGCTATTGCTGCTAATCATCCAGAAGTATATTTAATTATATTATTGATTGATGAACGTCCAGAAGAAGTAACAGATATGCAAAGAAATGTCAAAGGAGAAGTAATAGCATCTACTTTTGATGAACCAGCAGAAAGACATGTTAAAGTAGCAAATATTGTTTTACAAAAAGCAAAAAGAATGGTAGAATGTTCTCATGATGTTGTTATTCTATTAGATTCTATCACTCGTTTAGCACGTGCTTATAATACTGTAGCTCCTGCATCTGGAAAAGTTTTATCAGGAGGAGTGGATGCAAATGCATTGCATAAACCAAAAAGATTTTTTGGTGCAGCTAGAAATATAGAAAATGGTGGATCTTTATCTATTATTGCTACAGCTATGATTGATACAGGATCAAAAATGGACGAAGTTATTTTTGAAGAATTTAAGGGAACTGGAAATAAAGAACTTCAATTAGATAGAAAAATAGCTAATAAACGCATTTATCCAGCGATTGATCTTGTTTCTTCTAGTACAAGAAAAGATGATCTTTTATTAGAAACAAATACATTACAAAGAATGTGGATTTTACGAAAACATCTTTCTGATATGAATCCTGTAGAAGCTATGGAATTTTTAAGAGCTAGAATAGCTAGAACTAAAAATAATAATGATTTTTTAATATCTATGAATGGATGA
- a CDS encoding YebC/PmpR family DNA-binding transcriptional regulator, with amino-acid sequence MSGHSKWANIQHRKSNQDFKKSRKFSKILREIYVTVKELGINNFRFRNAIINAKSINIPKNTIEKTIQKALQIKKDDYKDLNLEGKIHGISMIIECMTDNSIRTISSIRTYFNKNGGKLCKNGELTHFFPKIGFFSIKIENINYSIEDFELMTIDFGAKDFIKKNNIIYIYTDFEYFGSMKNNLEKLEIFHEHKIKRIPKKTKYISEEKKKKVLNLIEKLEKIEDVENIYSDIEIS; translated from the coding sequence ATGTCAGGACATAGTAAATGGGCAAATATACAACATAGAAAATCTAATCAAGATTTTAAAAAATCGAGAAAATTTTCAAAAATTCTTAGAGAAATATATGTAACAGTTAAAGAATTAGGTATAAATAATTTTCGTTTTAGAAATGCAATAATTAATGCTAAATCCATTAATATACCTAAAAATACCATAGAAAAAACCATACAAAAAGCTTTACAAATAAAAAAAGATGATTATAAAGATTTAAATTTAGAAGGTAAAATTCATGGAATTTCTATGATTATAGAATGTATGACTGATAATAGTATTAGAACTATTTCTAGTATTAGAACATATTTTAATAAAAATGGAGGTAAATTATGTAAAAATGGAGAATTAACTCATTTTTTTCCTAAAATTGGTTTTTTTTCTATAAAAATAGAAAATATTAATTATTCTATAGAAGATTTTGAACTTATGACAATAGATTTTGGAGCAAAAGATTTTATTAAAAAAAATAATATAATTTATATATATACAGATTTTGAATATTTTGGTTCTATGAAAAATAATTTAGAAAAATTAGAAATATTTCATGAACATAAAATAAAACGTATACCTAAAAAAACTAAATATATTTCAGAAGAAAAGAAAAAAAAAGTATTGAATTTAATTGAAAAACTAGAAAAAATTGAAGATGTAGAGAATATTTATTCTGATATAGAAATTTCATAA
- the rpmG gene encoding 50S ribosomal protein L33, which translates to MGKRGNRIQVILECTEQRKSGISGCSRYITTKNKKNNPNRIILKKYNPILRKYTIHKEIKN; encoded by the coding sequence ATGGGAAAAAGAGGAAATAGAATACAGGTAATATTAGAATGTACGGAACAAAGAAAAAGTGGAATTTCTGGGTGTTCTAGATATATTACTACAAAAAATAAAAAAAATAATCCAAATAGAATTATACTTAAAAAGTATAATCCAATATTAAGAAAATATACTATTCATAAAGAAATTAAAAATTAA
- a CDS encoding DUF4293 family protein yields MIYRIQTLYLLLSVFIYSIIIYFYLYPVYSIKEIKKYFFLEKIILILCIVLCFFSFILFKKRKWQIYINKIHIILCNTNFILNIFIFYHIIEYKFIILLCSCNIIITYFLYISNKAIKKDIELINSIYRIR; encoded by the coding sequence ATGATATATCGCATACAAACACTATATTTACTTTTATCTGTATTCATTTATTCTATTATTATATACTTTTATCTTTATCCTGTATATTCTATAAAAGAAATAAAAAAATATTTTTTTTTAGAAAAAATAATTTTAATACTATGTATAGTTTTATGTTTTTTTAGTTTTATACTTTTTAAAAAAAGAAAGTGGCAAATATATATAAATAAAATACATATTATCCTATGCAATACTAATTTTATATTGAATATTTTTATTTTTTATCATATTATTGAATATAAATTTATTATACTATTATGTAGTTGCAATATTATTATTACATATTTTTTATATATATCTAATAAAGCTATCAAAAAAGATATAGAATTGATTAACTCTATTTATAGAATACGATAA
- the accC gene encoding acetyl-CoA carboxylase biotin carboxylase subunit, producing the protein MFKKILIANRGEIALRIIRTAKEMGIKTVAVYSTVDKHSLHVYFADEAVCIGPPTPYKSYLNIPNLISAAEITNADAIHPGYGFLSENAYFSSMCKKHGIKFIGAKPSHMIQMGNKILAKKTMKKAGIPCLPGSNCFVKSSYKEIEKIADEIGYPIIIKAVYGGGGKGIRSVLEKNYLKNSWEEAKKEALAFFGKNDMYIEKLILDPRHIEIQILGDKYGKACHLSERDCSIQRRNQKLIEEAPSPFLTSFLRKKMGENAVKVAEFIHYEGVGTIEFLVDKNKDFYFMEMNPRIQVEHTITEEITGLDLIQEQIFLAFGKKLSIKNFYPKMYSIECRINAEEPYHNFRPVPGKITQMHLPGGKGVRVDTHIYAGYFVPHYYDSMIAKIITTAKSRKETIEKMRRSLDEFVIEGIHTTIPFHKKLMENENFLKGNYNTNFLDKKNSNFFLND; encoded by the coding sequence ATGTTTAAAAAAATATTAATAGCTAACCGTGGAGAAATTGCTTTAAGAATAATAAGAACAGCAAAAGAAATGGGAATAAAAACTGTAGCTGTTTATTCTACAGTAGATAAACATAGCCTGCATGTTTATTTTGCAGATGAAGCAGTGTGCATAGGTCCACCTACACCATATAAATCTTATTTAAATATTCCAAATTTAATATCTGCAGCAGAAATTACAAATGCAGATGCCATTCATCCAGGATATGGTTTTCTATCTGAAAATGCATATTTTTCGTCTATGTGTAAAAAACATGGTATAAAATTTATAGGAGCTAAACCTAGTCATATGATTCAAATGGGTAATAAAATTTTAGCTAAAAAAACTATGAAAAAAGCAGGAATACCTTGTTTACCTGGGTCCAATTGTTTTGTTAAATCATCTTATAAAGAAATAGAAAAAATAGCTGATGAAATAGGATATCCTATTATTATAAAAGCTGTTTATGGAGGTGGAGGAAAAGGAATACGATCAGTTTTAGAAAAAAATTATTTAAAAAATTCTTGGGAAGAAGCTAAAAAAGAAGCTTTAGCTTTTTTTGGAAAAAATGATATGTATATAGAAAAACTAATTTTAGATCCAAGACATATTGAAATTCAAATACTAGGAGATAAATATGGAAAAGCATGTCATTTATCAGAAAGAGATTGTTCTATTCAAAGGAGGAATCAAAAATTAATAGAAGAAGCTCCTTCTCCATTTTTAACTTCATTTTTAAGAAAAAAAATGGGAGAAAATGCAGTAAAAGTTGCTGAATTTATTCATTATGAAGGAGTAGGAACAATAGAATTTTTGGTAGACAAAAATAAGGATTTTTATTTTATGGAAATGAATCCAAGAATACAAGTAGAACATACAATAACTGAAGAGATAACAGGATTAGATTTAATACAAGAACAAATATTTTTAGCTTTTGGAAAAAAACTTTCTATAAAAAATTTTTATCCAAAAATGTATTCAATAGAATGCAGAATTAATGCAGAAGAACCTTATCATAATTTTCGTCCAGTTCCAGGAAAAATTACTCAAATGCATTTACCAGGAGGTAAAGGAGTACGTGTAGATACTCATATTTATGCAGGATATTTTGTTCCACATTATTATGATTCTATGATTGCTAAAATTATTACTACAGCAAAAAGTAGAAAAGAAACCATTGAAAAAATGCGTCGTTCTTTGGATGAATTTGTTATAGAAGGTATTCATACTACTATACCTTTTCATAAAAAACTTATGGAAAATGAAAATTTTTTAAAAGGAAATTATAATACCAATTTTTTAGATAAAAAAAATTCTAATTTTTTTTTAAATGATTAA
- the ftsY gene encoding signal recognition particle-docking protein FtsY translates to MFSFKKKTFDNELKKTRESFFSKVKNIFLKKKKIEIDEISIIDDIEGILLSSDIGVVTTIKIINNLENKIKNNNIKYKNEKNLYNLLKEEIQNIFIDVKSECLENKIKNSKKPYVILMVGVNGVGKTTTIGKIAYLLKNKGFDLIIGASDTFRAAAIDQLEIWAKKAKVPLIKQHMYADPASVAYDTLQSAKSKNRDVVLIDTAGRLQNRIGLMEELSKISRVTKKIISESSHEIILVLDANTGQNAFEQVKKFLTFVKVSSIILTKIEGTAKGGVVIGIMDQFKIPIQYIGTGEKIQDLKKFNGKKFIDSFFE, encoded by the coding sequence ATGTTTTCTTTTAAAAAAAAAACATTCGATAACGAATTAAAAAAAACTAGAGAATCCTTTTTTTCTAAAGTAAAAAATATTTTTTTAAAAAAAAAAAAAATAGAAATAGATGAAATATCTATCATAGATGATATAGAAGGTATATTATTATCTTCGGATATAGGTGTTGTAACAACTATAAAAATTATTAATAATTTAGAAAATAAAATTAAAAATAATAATATAAAGTATAAAAATGAAAAAAATTTGTATAATCTTCTTAAAGAAGAAATACAAAATATTTTTATAGATGTTAAAAGCGAATGTTTAGAAAATAAAATAAAAAATAGTAAAAAACCGTATGTTATATTAATGGTAGGAGTAAATGGAGTAGGAAAAACAACTACAATCGGTAAAATTGCATATTTATTAAAAAATAAAGGATTTGATTTAATTATAGGAGCTTCTGATACATTTCGTGCTGCAGCTATTGATCAACTTGAAATATGGGCAAAAAAAGCTAAAGTACCTTTAATTAAACAACATATGTATGCAGATCCAGCATCTGTTGCATATGATACTTTGCAATCTGCGAAATCTAAAAATAGAGATGTAGTATTAATTGATACTGCTGGAAGATTACAGAATCGTATCGGTCTTATGGAAGAGTTATCTAAAATAAGTAGAGTTACAAAAAAAATTATTTCAGAATCTTCTCATGAGATAATACTTGTTTTAGATGCTAATACTGGACAAAATGCTTTTGAACAAGTAAAAAAATTTTTAACTTTTGTTAAAGTATCTTCTATTATTTTAACGAAAATAGAAGGAACAGCAAAAGGAGGTGTAGTGATAGGAATAATGGATCAATTCAAAATACCTATACAATATATAGGAACAGGTGAAAAAATACAAGATTTGAAGAAATTTAATGGTAAAAAATTTATTGATTCTTTTTTTGAATAA
- a CDS encoding 3'-5' exonuclease, producing the protein MKLKLHRPICFFDIEATGINIGKDKIIEISILKVFPNGNKKDKTWLICPGIPIPPQSTAIHGIKNEDVVDKLRFKEVALSILKMIENSDLAGYNSNRFDIPILAEEMLRAGISFDIKKYKTIDVQVIFHKMEPRTLSAAYKYYCKKDLMKAHSSKADVFATYEILLAQLEKYNHLKKDVKNLNQFSHQKNIADLAGFIKIDEEGNEIFNFGKYKGEKVIEIFEKDPNYYVWIQNSDFPLYTKKILTRIKLRKFNK; encoded by the coding sequence ATGAAATTAAAACTTCATCGTCCTATTTGTTTCTTTGATATAGAAGCAACAGGTATAAATATAGGAAAAGATAAAATTATAGAAATATCTATATTAAAAGTATTTCCTAATGGAAATAAAAAAGATAAAACTTGGTTGATTTGTCCTGGAATACCGATACCTCCACAATCTACAGCTATACATGGTATTAAAAATGAAGATGTAGTAGATAAACTTAGATTTAAAGAAGTAGCCTTATCTATTTTGAAAATGATTGAAAATTCAGATTTAGCAGGATATAATTCAAATAGATTTGATATACCAATTTTAGCAGAAGAAATGCTTCGTGCAGGGATATCTTTTGATATAAAAAAATATAAAACTATAGATGTACAAGTAATTTTTCATAAAATGGAACCCAGAACACTTTCTGCAGCTTATAAATATTATTGCAAAAAAGATCTTATGAAAGCTCATAGTTCTAAAGCAGATGTATTTGCTACATATGAAATATTATTAGCTCAATTAGAAAAATATAATCATCTAAAGAAGGATGTAAAAAATCTTAATCAATTTTCTCATCAAAAAAATATAGCAGATCTAGCTGGATTCATAAAAATAGATGAAGAAGGAAATGAAATATTTAATTTTGGAAAATATAAAGGAGAAAAAGTTATTGAAATTTTTGAAAAAGATCCAAATTATTATGTATGGATACAAAATTCTGATTTTCCTTTATATACAAAAAAAATATTAACAAGAATTAAATTAAGAAAATTTAATAAATAA
- the htpG gene encoding molecular chaperone HtpG encodes MENKISVTSDNIFPIIKKFLYSDKEAFLRELVSNATDAVTKLKTIIRLGQFEDNIDNFKINILINKENKKIHIIDNGIGMTKKEVEKYINQIAFSGAEEFIQKYNKYEKHNIIGHFGLGFYSSFMVSNKVMIFTQSYQKKESSIFWSCEGSPNFLMKEIEKRDIGTEIILFINEESKEFLEYDYILKLLQKYCKFMPIEIYLSTKDNKNTLINKTSPAWIKKATQLIDKDYKDFYHELYPNQLEDPLFWVHLNIDHPFHLTGILFFPKIEKKIEIQRDKIYLYQNQVYITDNLEGIVPDFLSLLKGVIDSPDIPLNVSRSHLQSDKSVKNISKYITRKVADKLDLMFKNNRENFQKKWEDIKIIVEYGMVSNQNFFEKAINFFIIYTVKNVYFTLNEYKEKIKNIQINKEGNIVFLYSSDKEEQYSYLKEAEYRGYEVLILNSPLSIHLIQKLESYYKDICFVRIDSDHIDKLIKKEDKYYSELSEKEKKELKDFINEQMCNYKFSSIQLEDLSKKDYPFLIILPEFLRRMKEMSYMGKEIKDKNYQLIVNTNHILMKKILKETYDEKRKQIIQEALNLTLLSKNLLHGKNLTSFISKKLEDLINK; translated from the coding sequence ATGGAAAACAAAATTAGTGTAACCTCAGATAATATTTTTCCTATCATTAAAAAATTTCTTTATTCAGATAAAGAAGCTTTTTTACGTGAATTAGTTTCCAATGCTACAGATGCAGTTACAAAATTAAAAACTATAATAAGACTAGGTCAATTTGAAGATAATATTGATAATTTTAAAATAAATATTTTAATAAATAAAGAAAATAAAAAAATTCATATTATTGATAATGGAATAGGAATGACTAAAAAAGAAGTAGAAAAATATATTAATCAAATAGCTTTTTCTGGAGCAGAAGAGTTTATTCAAAAATATAATAAATATGAAAAACATAATATTATAGGTCATTTTGGATTAGGATTTTATTCTTCTTTTATGGTTTCTAATAAAGTAATGATATTTACTCAATCTTATCAAAAAAAAGAATCATCTATATTTTGGTCTTGTGAAGGATCTCCAAATTTTCTTATGAAAGAAATTGAAAAAAGAGATATAGGTACAGAAATTATTTTATTTATTAATGAGGAAAGTAAAGAATTTTTAGAATATGATTATATTTTAAAATTGCTTCAAAAATATTGTAAATTCATGCCAATAGAAATTTATTTATCAACAAAAGATAATAAAAATACTCTTATTAATAAAACATCTCCTGCATGGATAAAAAAAGCCACTCAATTAATTGATAAGGATTATAAAGATTTTTATCATGAATTATATCCTAATCAATTAGAGGATCCTTTATTTTGGGTTCATTTAAATATAGATCATCCTTTTCATTTAACAGGTATATTATTTTTTCCTAAAATCGAAAAAAAAATAGAAATACAAAGGGATAAAATATATTTATATCAAAATCAAGTTTATATTACAGATAATTTGGAAGGTATCGTTCCAGATTTTCTAAGTTTATTAAAAGGAGTTATAGATTCTCCAGATATTCCTCTTAATGTATCTCGTAGCCATTTACAATCGGATAAATCTGTAAAAAATATATCTAAATACATAACAAGAAAAGTTGCTGATAAGTTAGATTTAATGTTTAAAAATAACAGAGAAAACTTTCAAAAAAAATGGGAAGATATAAAAATTATCGTAGAATATGGAATGGTTAGTAACCAAAATTTTTTTGAAAAAGCTATAAATTTTTTTATTATTTATACTGTAAAAAATGTTTATTTTACTTTGAATGAATACAAAGAAAAGATAAAAAATATACAAATAAATAAAGAAGGAAATATTGTTTTTCTTTATTCTTCAGATAAAGAAGAACAATATAGTTATCTTAAAGAAGCAGAATATAGAGGATATGAAGTTTTAATTTTGAATAGTCCTTTATCAATTCATTTAATACAAAAATTAGAATCTTATTATAAAGATATTTGTTTTGTTAGAATAGATTCAGATCATATTGACAAATTAATTAAAAAAGAAGATAAATATTATTCAGAACTTTCTGAAAAAGAAAAAAAAGAGTTGAAAGATTTTATTAATGAACAAATGTGCAATTATAAGTTTTCTTCTATACAATTAGAAGATTTATCAAAAAAAGATTATCCATTTTTAATTATTCTTCCAGAATTTTTAAGAAGAATGAAGGAAATGAGTTATATGGGAAAAGAAATTAAAGATAAAAATTATCAGTTAATAGTAAATACAAATCATATTTTAATGAAAAAAATATTAAAAGAAACTTATGATGAAAAAAGAAAACAAATCATACAAGAAGCTTTAAACTTAACTCTTTTATCAAAAAATCTATTACATGGAAAAAATCTTACAAGTTTTATATCAAAAAAATTAGAAGATTTAATTAATAAATAA
- a CDS encoding DUF4295 family protein — translation MSKKVIVSKKVIDNKKKISKKMVLAIKMVKSKKSNFYIFENKMLKNKEVKKFFQKK, via the coding sequence ATGTCTAAAAAAGTAATAGTGTCTAAAAAAGTAATAGATAATAAAAAAAAAATTTCAAAAAAAATGGTTTTAGCTATAAAAATGGTTAAATCTAAGAAATCTAATTTTTATATTTTTGAAAATAAAATGTTAAAAAATAAAGAAGTAAAAAAATTTTTTCAAAAAAAATAA